Proteins encoded in a region of the Ziziphus jujuba cultivar Dongzao chromosome 3, ASM3175591v1 genome:
- the LOC107434867 gene encoding serine/threonine-protein kinase-like protein ACR4 isoform X1 produces the protein MGVLLLGFFIIWVLNINSWRTGKIVEFLVLSDLLCSVSGLGSMSSIAISYGEKGSAFCGLKSDGSHLVTCYGSNSAITYATPIQFPFLGLSAGDGFVCGLLMDSNQPYCWGSSGYIQMGVPQPMVKGAEYLEISAGDYHLCGLRKPSTGRLRNTSFVDCWGYNMTTNHVFDGQIQAVSAGGEFNCGLFSQNRTIFCWGDETSSRVISLVPKNKRFQKISAGGYHVCGILEGVDSKPFCWGRSLDLEEEISVANLGKGNVDLAPNVPMLSVVGGKFHACGIKSYDHGVICWGAVVQPSTPAPKGIKVYEIAAGNYFTCGVLAERSLSPVCWGIGFPTSLPLAVSPGLCKSTPCPPGFYEFSHENASCKSPNSHVCMPCSNGCPAEMYQKTECKLKSDRHCEYNCSICYSSDCFLNCSSSYSNVVIGKKEGRFWSLQLPVIIAEISFAVFLVIVVSLTAVMYVRYKLRDCQCSIQSLKSIKNNGNGSPFQKDNGKIRPDLDELKIRRAQMFNYEELERATNGFKEESLVGKGSFSDVFRGTLKDGTVVAVKRARMSRNMQNSKEFHTELDLLSRLNHAHLLNLLGYCEEGGERLLVYEFMAHGSLHQHLHGKNKALKEQLDWVRRVTIAVQAARGIEYLHGYACPPVIHRDIKSSNILIDEEHNARVADFGLSLLGPADSGCPLAEPPAGTPGYLDPEYYRLHYLTTKSDVYSFGVLLLEILSGRKAVDMQYEGGNVGEWANIVEWAVPLIKAGDITAILDPVLKPPPDLEALKRIAYVACKCVRMRGKERPSMDRVTTALERALALLMGSPCNEQPILPTEVVLGSSRLHKKSSQRSSYRSASETEVGEAEDQRFEFRAPSWITFPSVASSQRRKSSVSEADVDGKNLEGRNLGNVGSGNDGLRSLEEEIGPASPQEKLFLQHNF, from the coding sequence ATGGGGGTCTTGTTGCTGGGTTTCTTCATCATATGGGTCTTGAATATAAACTCATGGAGAACTGGAAAGATTGTGGAATTTCTAGTTTTGTCAGATTTGTTGTGTTCAGTTTCAGGACTGGGTTCTATGTCTTCCATTGCAATTTCTTATGGTGAGAAAGGTTCAGCTTTCTGCGGTTTAAAATCAGATGGGTCTCATTTAGTAACCTGTTATGGATCAAATTCAGCCATAACATATGCAACACCAATCCAGTTCCCTTTTCTTGGTCTAAGTGCTGGTGATGGCTTTGTCTGTGGACTTCTGATGGATTCCAACCAGCCCTATTGTTGGGGAAGTAGTGGCTATATCCAAATGGGTGTTCCTCAACCCATGGTTAAAGGAGCTGAATACTTAGAAATCAGTGCTGGTGATTACCATTTGTGTGGATTGAGGAAACCCTCAACAGGAAGGCTCAGAAACACTTCTTTTGTTGATTGTTGGGGCTATAACATGACCACGAACCATGTATTTGATGGACAGATTCAGGCGGTCTCAGCAGGTGGAGAATTTAATTGTGGATTGTTTTCCCAGAATAGGACTATTTTCTGCTGGGGTGATGAAACTAGCAGCAGGGTTATCAGTTTGGTTCCAAAAAATAAGAGATTTCAGAAGATATCAGCTGGTGGGTATCATGTTTGTGGGATTCTAGAGGGGGTGGATTCAAAACCCTTTTGTTGGGGAAGGAGTTTGGATCTTGAAGAAGAAATTTCAGTTGCAAATTTAGGGAAAGGGAATGTAGATTTGGCCCCAAATGTACCAATGCTTTCTGTTGTGGGAGGGAAGTTTCATGCTTGTGGAATCAAAAGCTATGATCATGGAGTTATTTGTTGGGGTGCTGTTGTTCAACCAAGCACACCAGCTCCAAAGGGAATTAAGGTTTATGAGATTGCTGCTGGGAATTACTTCACTTGTGGGGTTCTTGCTGAGAGATCTCTATCACCTGTTTGTTGGGGTATTGGGTTTCCTACTTCTCTCCCTCTAGCTGTCTCACCTGGGTTATGCAAATCCACACCTTGTCCTCCAGGTTTTTATGAATTTTCCCATGAAAATGCCTCTTGTAAATCTCCTAACTCTCATGTTTGTATGCCTTGTAGCAATGGTTGTCCTGCTGAAATGTATCAAAAAACTGAATGTAAATTGAAATCTGATAGACACTGTGAATATAACTGTTCGATTTGCTACTCGTCGGATTGCTTCTTAAATTGTTCTTCTTCATATTCCAATGTTGTTATAGGGAAGAAGGAAGGAAGGTTTTGGTCGCTGCAATTGCCGGTCATCATTGCAGAGATTTCCTTTGCTGTGTTCTTGGTGATTGTTGTGTCTTTAACTGCTGTTATGTATGTTAGATACAAGCTAAGAGATTGTCAATGCTCCATACAGAGTTTAAAGTCCATTAAAAATAATGGGAATGGTTCTCCTTTCCAGAAAGATAACGGGAAGATTCGGCCTGATTTGGATGAATTGAAGATACGGAGGGCTCAGATGTTCAATTATGAGGAACTAGAAAGGGCCACCAATGGTTTTAAAGAAGAATCCCTTGTGGGAAAGGGAAGTTTCTCTGATGTTTTCAGAGGGACCTTGAAAGATGGAACAGTTGTTGCTGTGAAAAGGGCTAGAATGTCCCGTAACATGCAGAATTCGAAAGAGTTCCACACGGAGCTAGACTTACTCTCCAGATTGAACCATGCCCATTTGCTAAATCTACTTGGATATTGCGAAGAAGGAGGAGAAAGGCTTCTAGTTTACGAGTTCATGGCCCATGGTTCATTGCACCAACACCTCCATGGCAAGAACAAGGCTTTAAAGGAACAATTGGATTGGGTTAGAAGGGTGACAATTGCAGTCCAAGCAGCCAGGGGGATCGAGTACTTACATGGCTACGCTTGCCCACCTGTGATTCATCGAGACATCAAGTCTTCGAATATCCTCATCGATGAAGAACACAATGCCCGGGTGGCTGATTTCGGGTTGTCACTACTGGGGCCTGCAGACAGTGGCTGCCCTTTAGCAGAACCCCCAGCAGGAACGCCTGGTTATCTTGATCCTGAGTACTACAGGCTTCACTACCTCACAACAAAATCCGATGTTTATAGCTTCGGTGTTCTATTACTAGAGATTCTTAGTGGAAGGAAAGCTGTTGATATGCAATATGAAGGAGGGAACGTAGGAGAATGGGCAAACATAGTTGAATGGGCTGTGCCTCTGATAAAAGCAGGAGATATTACAGCAATTCTAGACCCAGTTCTAAAACCCCCACCGGATCTCGAGGCCTTGAAAAGGATTGCATATGTGGCTTGTAAATGTGTGCGGATGAGAGGGAAAGAGAGACCATCAATGGACAGAGTGACAACAGCATTGGAAAGGGCACTTGCATTGTTAATGGGAAGTCCTTGCAATGAGCAGCCTATTTTGCCAACTGAGGTGGTATTGGGAAGTAGCAGATTGCATAAGAAATCATCTCAAAGATCATCATACAGATCAGCATCAGAAACTGAGGTTGGAGAAGCTGAGGATCAGAGGTTTGAATTCAGAGCTCCTTCATGGATAACATTTCCAAGTGTTGCTTCTTCACAGAGGAGGAAATCATCAGTCTCAGAGGCAGATGTTGATGGGAAGAACTTGGAGGGAAGGAATTTGGGGAATGTGGGAAGTGGGAATGATGGGTTGAGGAGTTTGGAGGAAGAGATTGGACCAGCTTCACCACAAGAGAAGTTGTTCCTGCAGCACAATTTCTAA
- the LOC107434867 gene encoding serine/threonine-protein kinase-like protein ACR4 isoform X2 encodes MGVLLLGFFIIWVLNINSWRTGKIVEFLVLSDLLCSVSGLGSMSSIAISYGEKGSAFCGLKSDGSHLVTCYGSNSAITYATPIQFPFLGLSAGDGFVCGLLMDSNQPYCWGSSGYIQMGVPQPMVKGAEYLEISAGDYHLCGLRKPSTGRLRNTSFVDCWGYNMTTNHVFDGQIQAVSAGGEFNCGLFSQNRTIFCWGDETSSRVISLVPKNKRFQKISAGGYHVCGILEGVDSKPFCWGRSLDLEEEISVANLGKGNVDLAPNVPMLSVVGGKFHACGIKSYDHGVICWGAVVQPSTPAPKGIKVYEIAAGNYFTCGVLAERSLSPVCWGIGFPTSLPLAVSPGLCKSTPCPPGKKEGRFWSLQLPVIIAEISFAVFLVIVVSLTAVMYVRYKLRDCQCSIQSLKSIKNNGNGSPFQKDNGKIRPDLDELKIRRAQMFNYEELERATNGFKEESLVGKGSFSDVFRGTLKDGTVVAVKRARMSRNMQNSKEFHTELDLLSRLNHAHLLNLLGYCEEGGERLLVYEFMAHGSLHQHLHGKNKALKEQLDWVRRVTIAVQAARGIEYLHGYACPPVIHRDIKSSNILIDEEHNARVADFGLSLLGPADSGCPLAEPPAGTPGYLDPEYYRLHYLTTKSDVYSFGVLLLEILSGRKAVDMQYEGGNVGEWANIVEWAVPLIKAGDITAILDPVLKPPPDLEALKRIAYVACKCVRMRGKERPSMDRVTTALERALALLMGSPCNEQPILPTEVVLGSSRLHKKSSQRSSYRSASETEVGEAEDQRFEFRAPSWITFPSVASSQRRKSSVSEADVDGKNLEGRNLGNVGSGNDGLRSLEEEIGPASPQEKLFLQHNF; translated from the exons ATGGGGGTCTTGTTGCTGGGTTTCTTCATCATATGGGTCTTGAATATAAACTCATGGAGAACTGGAAAGATTGTGGAATTTCTAGTTTTGTCAGATTTGTTGTGTTCAGTTTCAGGACTGGGTTCTATGTCTTCCATTGCAATTTCTTATGGTGAGAAAGGTTCAGCTTTCTGCGGTTTAAAATCAGATGGGTCTCATTTAGTAACCTGTTATGGATCAAATTCAGCCATAACATATGCAACACCAATCCAGTTCCCTTTTCTTGGTCTAAGTGCTGGTGATGGCTTTGTCTGTGGACTTCTGATGGATTCCAACCAGCCCTATTGTTGGGGAAGTAGTGGCTATATCCAAATGGGTGTTCCTCAACCCATGGTTAAAGGAGCTGAATACTTAGAAATCAGTGCTGGTGATTACCATTTGTGTGGATTGAGGAAACCCTCAACAGGAAGGCTCAGAAACACTTCTTTTGTTGATTGTTGGGGCTATAACATGACCACGAACCATGTATTTGATGGACAGATTCAGGCGGTCTCAGCAGGTGGAGAATTTAATTGTGGATTGTTTTCCCAGAATAGGACTATTTTCTGCTGGGGTGATGAAACTAGCAGCAGGGTTATCAGTTTGGTTCCAAAAAATAAGAGATTTCAGAAGATATCAGCTGGTGGGTATCATGTTTGTGGGATTCTAGAGGGGGTGGATTCAAAACCCTTTTGTTGGGGAAGGAGTTTGGATCTTGAAGAAGAAATTTCAGTTGCAAATTTAGGGAAAGGGAATGTAGATTTGGCCCCAAATGTACCAATGCTTTCTGTTGTGGGAGGGAAGTTTCATGCTTGTGGAATCAAAAGCTATGATCATGGAGTTATTTGTTGGGGTGCTGTTGTTCAACCAAGCACACCAGCTCCAAAGGGAATTAAGGTTTATGAGATTGCTGCTGGGAATTACTTCACTTGTGGGGTTCTTGCTGAGAGATCTCTATCACCTGTTTGTTGGGGTATTGGGTTTCCTACTTCTCTCCCTCTAGCTGTCTCACCTGGGTTATGCAAATCCACACCTTGTCCTCCAG GGAAGAAGGAAGGAAGGTTTTGGTCGCTGCAATTGCCGGTCATCATTGCAGAGATTTCCTTTGCTGTGTTCTTGGTGATTGTTGTGTCTTTAACTGCTGTTATGTATGTTAGATACAAGCTAAGAGATTGTCAATGCTCCATACAGAGTTTAAAGTCCATTAAAAATAATGGGAATGGTTCTCCTTTCCAGAAAGATAACGGGAAGATTCGGCCTGATTTGGATGAATTGAAGATACGGAGGGCTCAGATGTTCAATTATGAGGAACTAGAAAGGGCCACCAATGGTTTTAAAGAAGAATCCCTTGTGGGAAAGGGAAGTTTCTCTGATGTTTTCAGAGGGACCTTGAAAGATGGAACAGTTGTTGCTGTGAAAAGGGCTAGAATGTCCCGTAACATGCAGAATTCGAAAGAGTTCCACACGGAGCTAGACTTACTCTCCAGATTGAACCATGCCCATTTGCTAAATCTACTTGGATATTGCGAAGAAGGAGGAGAAAGGCTTCTAGTTTACGAGTTCATGGCCCATGGTTCATTGCACCAACACCTCCATGGCAAGAACAAGGCTTTAAAGGAACAATTGGATTGGGTTAGAAGGGTGACAATTGCAGTCCAAGCAGCCAGGGGGATCGAGTACTTACATGGCTACGCTTGCCCACCTGTGATTCATCGAGACATCAAGTCTTCGAATATCCTCATCGATGAAGAACACAATGCCCGGGTGGCTGATTTCGGGTTGTCACTACTGGGGCCTGCAGACAGTGGCTGCCCTTTAGCAGAACCCCCAGCAGGAACGCCTGGTTATCTTGATCCTGAGTACTACAGGCTTCACTACCTCACAACAAAATCCGATGTTTATAGCTTCGGTGTTCTATTACTAGAGATTCTTAGTGGAAGGAAAGCTGTTGATATGCAATATGAAGGAGGGAACGTAGGAGAATGGGCAAACATAGTTGAATGGGCTGTGCCTCTGATAAAAGCAGGAGATATTACAGCAATTCTAGACCCAGTTCTAAAACCCCCACCGGATCTCGAGGCCTTGAAAAGGATTGCATATGTGGCTTGTAAATGTGTGCGGATGAGAGGGAAAGAGAGACCATCAATGGACAGAGTGACAACAGCATTGGAAAGGGCACTTGCATTGTTAATGGGAAGTCCTTGCAATGAGCAGCCTATTTTGCCAACTGAGGTGGTATTGGGAAGTAGCAGATTGCATAAGAAATCATCTCAAAGATCATCATACAGATCAGCATCAGAAACTGAGGTTGGAGAAGCTGAGGATCAGAGGTTTGAATTCAGAGCTCCTTCATGGATAACATTTCCAAGTGTTGCTTCTTCACAGAGGAGGAAATCATCAGTCTCAGAGGCAGATGTTGATGGGAAGAACTTGGAGGGAAGGAATTTGGGGAATGTGGGAAGTGGGAATGATGGGTTGAGGAGTTTGGAGGAAGAGATTGGACCAGCTTCACCACAAGAGAAGTTGTTCCTGCAGCACAATTTCTAA